In a genomic window of Flavobacterium crassostreae:
- a CDS encoding B12-binding domain-containing radical SAM protein codes for MKTKLFLITPPFTQLNTPYPATAYIKGFLNTLNIDSVQADLGIEVILQLFSKEGLTHLFAYSKSETKAISDNSKRIVALAAEYIKTIDGVIAFLQGKNPTLALQICQDDYLPEASRFTQLEELDWAFGSMGTQDKAKHLATLYLEDISDFIVDCVDSNFGFSRYAERLGRSASSFDGLYEALQQQNTYMDTILLSILKEKIATIQPTIFLISVPFPGNLYSAFKAAQWVKQNHPEIKIAMGGGFPNTELRSLSDVRVFEFFDFITLDDGELPVEELIKNVVDPDYQTFKRTFVLENNKVVYKNNATKPDYKQSQVGTPDYTDLLLDQYISVIEIVNPMHRMWSDGRWNKLTMAHGCYWGKCTFCDISLDYIKIYEPVTANLLCDRMETMIAQTGQNGFHYVDEAAPPALMRALAIEILRRKLAVTWWTNIRFEKSFTADLCKLLKASGCIAVSGGLEVASDRLLKLIDKGVTVEQVAKVNSNFTQAGIMVHAYLMYGYPTQTVQETVDSLEMVRQLFAVGVLQSGFWHQFAMTAHSPVGMHPEKFGVVKQTESIGTFANNDINYTDKTGIAHDKFSFGLKKSLFNFMHGICLDYELQEWFDFKIPKTKIASDFIENALQEQLSLSVKPNAKVIWLGGTPHAEAFTKSKKGKSWETCQLTFQDKKTCFTISLHKEQGIWLQIILEKIKVTNTKVYTFQEIKADFETNLPDFELFWFSKPITTLREFGLLVL; via the coding sequence TTGAAAACAAAGCTATTTCTCATCACACCGCCTTTTACCCAATTAAACACACCGTATCCCGCAACGGCATACATTAAGGGTTTTTTGAACACCCTAAATATAGATTCTGTTCAGGCAGATTTAGGAATTGAAGTGATCCTGCAATTGTTCTCTAAAGAAGGATTAACACATTTGTTTGCATACTCTAAATCAGAAACCAAAGCAATTTCAGACAATAGCAAGCGTATCGTTGCATTAGCAGCAGAATACATAAAAACAATTGACGGCGTTATTGCTTTTTTGCAAGGCAAAAACCCAACCTTGGCGCTACAGATTTGTCAAGACGATTATTTGCCTGAGGCCTCTCGATTTACGCAGCTAGAAGAACTAGATTGGGCTTTTGGATCCATGGGAACGCAAGACAAAGCCAAGCATTTGGCCACCTTGTATTTGGAGGATATTTCTGATTTTATTGTAGATTGTGTCGATAGTAATTTTGGATTTAGTAGGTATGCAGAGCGTTTGGGGCGTAGCGCAAGTTCTTTTGATGGCTTGTATGAGGCATTACAGCAACAAAACACCTATATGGACACTATTTTGCTATCTATTCTGAAAGAAAAAATAGCCACCATCCAGCCCACTATTTTTTTAATATCGGTTCCCTTTCCAGGGAATTTATATAGTGCTTTTAAGGCAGCACAATGGGTCAAACAAAACCATCCCGAAATTAAAATTGCCATGGGTGGCGGTTTTCCTAACACAGAATTACGGTCCTTATCGGATGTTCGGGTTTTTGAGTTCTTTGATTTTATAACCTTAGATGATGGCGAATTGCCAGTAGAGGAATTAATTAAAAACGTTGTGGACCCAGATTATCAAACGTTTAAAAGAACTTTTGTTTTAGAAAACAACAAGGTAGTATATAAAAACAATGCCACTAAACCGGATTATAAGCAATCCCAAGTCGGTACTCCAGATTATACAGACTTACTTTTGGACCAATATATTTCAGTTATCGAAATTGTGAACCCCATGCACAGAATGTGGAGTGATGGCCGCTGGAACAAACTTACCATGGCTCACGGTTGTTATTGGGGCAAATGTACGTTTTGTGATATCTCTTTAGATTACATAAAAATTTACGAACCCGTTACAGCCAATTTGCTTTGTGATCGTATGGAAACAATGATTGCTCAAACCGGACAAAACGGGTTCCATTACGTAGATGAGGCAGCACCACCAGCTTTAATGCGAGCTTTGGCCATAGAAATTCTCAGACGAAAATTAGCCGTAACCTGGTGGACCAACATTCGGTTTGAAAAAAGTTTTACCGCAGATCTCTGCAAACTCCTTAAAGCCTCTGGATGCATTGCAGTTTCGGGAGGGTTAGAAGTAGCTTCGGATAGGTTACTAAAATTAATAGACAAAGGCGTTACAGTAGAACAAGTAGCTAAGGTCAATAGTAATTTTACCCAAGCAGGGATTATGGTTCATGCCTATTTGATGTACGGTTATCCCACACAAACAGTCCAAGAAACGGTGGATAGTCTAGAGATGGTACGGCAATTGTTTGCAGTTGGGGTTTTGCAATCGGGTTTTTGGCATCAATTTGCCATGACAGCCCACAGTCCTGTAGGCATGCATCCAGAAAAATTTGGTGTCGTAAAGCAGACCGAATCCATTGGAACTTTTGCAAACAATGACATTAATTATACCGACAAAACAGGCATTGCTCATGATAAGTTTAGTTTTGGACTCAAGAAATCCTTATTCAATTTCATGCACGGCATTTGTTTGGATTATGAGCTCCAAGAATGGTTTGATTTTAAAATTCCAAAAACAAAAATTGCCTCAGATTTTATTGAAAATGCCTTACAAGAGCAACTTAGTTTAAGTGTAAAACCCAATGCTAAAGTTATTTGGTTAGGAGGCACGCCACATGCAGAAGCTTTCACAAAATCCAAAAAAGGAAAATCTTGGGAAACATGCCAACTGACATTTCAGGATAAAAAAACCTGTTTTACCATTTCATTACATAAAGAGCAAGGGATTTGGTTGCAGATTATTTTAGAAAAAATAAAAGTGACCAATACCAAAGTATATACTTTTCAGGAAATAAAAGCAGATTTCGAAACCAATTTGCCTGATTTTGAACTTTTTTGGTTTTCTAAGCCCATTACAACTTTAAGAGAATTTGGTTTGCTAGTGCTGTAG
- the rimO gene encoding 30S ribosomal protein S12 methylthiotransferase RimO has protein sequence MRTKSLKKNKINVITLGCSKNIYDSEVLMGQLRANGKEVEHEAPADKEGNIIVINTCGFIDNAKAESVNMILEYADKKEKGLVDKVFVTGCLSERYRPDLEKEIPNVDQFFGTTELPQLLKALGADYKHELLGERLTTTPKNYAYLKIAEGCDRPCSFCAIPLMRGKHVSQPIEKLVKEAEGLARDGVKELILIAQDLTYYGLDIYKKRNLAELLEALVKVEGIEWIRLHYAFPTGFPMDVLDLMQREPKICNYIDIPLQHISDSVLKSMRRGTTQEKTTALLKDFRAKVPGIAIRTTLIVGYPGETQEDFNTLRDWVQEMKFDRMGCFAYSHEENTHAYLLEDDVPDDVKQARANEIMELQSQISWDLNQEKIGQVFKCIIDRKEGGHFVGRTEFDSPDVDNEVLIDASKHYLKTADFAWIKITEATEFDLYGEPVTE, from the coding sequence ATGAGAACCAAGTCTTTAAAAAAGAACAAAATTAACGTGATCACTCTTGGGTGTTCTAAAAATATATACGACAGCGAGGTCCTAATGGGACAACTCCGTGCCAATGGTAAAGAGGTGGAACATGAGGCTCCTGCTGACAAGGAAGGAAATATTATTGTGATTAATACTTGCGGTTTTATTGACAATGCAAAAGCAGAATCGGTTAATATGATTCTGGAATATGCCGATAAAAAAGAAAAGGGGTTAGTGGATAAAGTTTTTGTGACTGGATGCTTGTCGGAACGTTACAGACCGGATTTGGAAAAGGAAATCCCGAATGTGGATCAGTTTTTTGGTACTACCGAATTACCGCAATTATTGAAGGCTCTGGGTGCGGATTATAAGCACGAATTGTTGGGCGAACGTTTGACTACTACGCCAAAAAATTATGCATACTTAAAAATTGCCGAAGGTTGTGATAGACCGTGTAGTTTTTGTGCTATCCCGTTAATGCGAGGCAAACATGTTTCGCAGCCTATTGAAAAATTAGTTAAAGAAGCCGAGGGTTTGGCCAGAGATGGTGTGAAGGAATTGATTTTGATTGCTCAGGATCTAACCTATTATGGGCTGGATATTTATAAAAAACGCAATCTTGCCGAACTATTGGAAGCATTAGTGAAGGTGGAGGGTATTGAATGGATTCGATTGCATTATGCTTTTCCGACTGGTTTTCCGATGGATGTGTTGGACTTAATGCAGCGAGAACCTAAGATTTGTAACTATATTGATATTCCGTTGCAGCATATCTCGGATTCGGTATTGAAATCCATGCGCAGAGGAACTACGCAAGAAAAAACTACTGCGTTACTAAAGGATTTTCGTGCAAAAGTGCCTGGAATAGCTATTCGTACAACCTTAATTGTTGGGTATCCTGGGGAGACACAAGAAGATTTTAATACGCTCAGAGATTGGGTACAAGAAATGAAGTTTGATCGAATGGGTTGTTTTGCTTACTCGCACGAAGAAAATACGCATGCCTATTTACTTGAAGATGATGTTCCGGACGATGTGAAACAAGCTCGTGCTAATGAAATTATGGAATTACAATCTCAGATTTCGTGGGATTTGAATCAAGAAAAAATTGGACAGGTTTTTAAGTGTATTATTGATCGTAAAGAAGGTGGCCATTTTGTGGGAAGAACGGAGTTTGATAGCCCTGATGTTGATAATGAGGTTTTAATTGATGCCTCTAAGCATTATTTAAAAACTGCTGATTTTGCTTGGATTAAAATTACGGAAGCTACTGAATTTGATCTTTATGGAGAACCGGTTACGGAATAA
- a CDS encoding NAD(P)H-dependent flavin oxidoreductase has translation MIWVSGYKLASAVSNSGGLGLIGAGSMYPEVLREHIRKCKKATTKPFGVNVPMLYPDLAEIMKIIVDEGVSIVFTSAGNPKTWTAYLQQHNITVVHVVSSAFFALKAQDAGVDAVVAEGFEAGGHNGREETTTLTLLPIVKEKISIPVIAAGGIATGRSMLAAMALGADGVQVGSRFAACLESSAHDNFKQKIIEATEGATQVTLKELAPVRLLKNKFYEDIQELYANNGSKQELQTLLGRARAKLGMFEGNITEGELEIGQVAALIHRIEPAATIIEEMVAEFKKVQQEVAAFDF, from the coding sequence ATGATTTGGGTCAGCGGCTATAAGTTAGCCAGCGCAGTGAGTAACTCTGGTGGCTTAGGACTTATTGGAGCAGGATCAATGTATCCAGAGGTTTTGCGAGAACATATTCGGAAATGTAAAAAAGCAACTACAAAACCTTTTGGAGTAAATGTTCCTATGCTATACCCTGATTTGGCAGAAATAATGAAAATTATTGTTGACGAAGGTGTCTCTATAGTCTTTACCTCTGCCGGAAATCCCAAAACATGGACTGCTTATTTGCAACAGCATAACATAACCGTAGTACACGTGGTGAGTAGTGCTTTTTTTGCATTAAAAGCCCAAGATGCCGGGGTAGATGCAGTTGTTGCCGAAGGATTTGAAGCTGGAGGCCATAACGGAAGAGAGGAAACAACCACCCTAACGTTATTGCCTATAGTTAAAGAAAAAATCTCCATCCCAGTTATTGCTGCAGGAGGTATTGCTACAGGACGCAGTATGTTGGCAGCAATGGCATTAGGAGCAGATGGAGTACAGGTAGGAAGCAGATTTGCGGCTTGTTTAGAATCTTCTGCTCATGATAATTTTAAGCAAAAAATTATTGAAGCAACAGAAGGAGCTACACAAGTAACTTTAAAAGAACTTGCGCCAGTACGTTTGCTTAAAAATAAATTTTATGAAGACATCCAAGAACTATATGCAAACAACGGATCCAAACAAGAGTTGCAGACTCTTTTGGGTAGAGCTAGAGCAAAACTTGGTATGTTTGAAGGAAATATAACAGAAGGCGAGTTAGAAATAGGACAAGTTGCAGCATTAATACATCGGATAGAACCAGCAGCAACAATTATAGAAGAAATGGTGGCCGAATTTAAAAAAGTACAGCAAGAAGTAGCCGCGTTTGATTTTTAA
- a CDS encoding N-acetylmuramoyl-L-alanine amidase: MNKYYYYVALLALMASCSPNPYKVSEKEYNTKLKDLKEVISNKEPEALPIVSKSTISIDSLYSRQLYTFKNSIYNTENSSLKNNTTMKWVGTVNFNLRKPNFIIIHHTAQDSIQQTIKTFTLQRTQVSAHYVIDDNGDVVQMLNDYLRAWHAGSGSWGKNTDINSSSIGIELDNNGTEPFSEAQITSLMALLRKLTKDYNIPATNILGHSDIAPGRKQDPSVLFPWKTLADNGFGLWYDEESLMAAPLNFDPQLGLRVIGYNTKNLSAAVSAFKLHYMQKELSPALDQNTINVIYAVYQKQAL; this comes from the coding sequence ATGAATAAGTACTATTATTACGTTGCTTTGCTTGCCTTGATGGCATCTTGCTCACCCAACCCTTATAAAGTTAGTGAAAAAGAATACAATACTAAATTAAAAGATCTTAAAGAGGTTATCTCCAATAAGGAGCCAGAGGCGTTGCCTATTGTTTCTAAAAGCACTATCTCTATAGATAGCTTGTATTCTAGGCAATTGTACACCTTTAAAAATAGTATTTATAATACCGAAAATTCTTCCCTGAAAAACAATACCACCATGAAGTGGGTAGGAACCGTTAACTTTAATCTACGCAAACCCAACTTTATAATTATACACCATACTGCGCAAGACTCGATACAGCAGACCATTAAAACTTTTACTTTGCAAAGAACACAAGTGAGCGCTCATTATGTGATTGATGATAATGGAGATGTGGTACAAATGCTTAATGATTATTTACGAGCTTGGCATGCAGGTAGTGGTAGCTGGGGCAAAAATACCGATATCAACTCCTCCTCCATCGGTATTGAATTAGATAATAATGGAACAGAACCGTTTTCGGAGGCGCAAATAACGAGCCTAATGGCTTTGTTGCGTAAATTAACCAAAGATTACAACATTCCGGCTACCAATATTTTAGGCCACTCAGATATTGCTCCTGGCCGTAAACAAGATCCAAGTGTGCTTTTTCCTTGGAAAACCTTGGCCGATAATGGTTTTGGACTTTGGTATGACGAAGAATCTTTGATGGCTGCTCCTTTAAATTTTGATCCTCAATTGGGTTTGCGTGTCATTGGGTATAACACCAAAAATTTAAGCGCTGCCGTTAGTGCTTTTAAATTGCACTACATGCAAAAAGAGTTGAGTCCTGCTTTGGACCAAAATACCATCAATGTGATTTATGCGGTGTATCAAAAGCAGGCCTTATAG
- a CDS encoding S8 family serine peptidase, protein MKNFILLLLLTTTTITFAQQDAWVYFKPKTNSEFYYNSPLEMLTQRAIDRRTNQNIPLDLKDIPIDKTYISQIKSTNGISVMAKSKWLNAIHVRGTQNAINSLKSKSFVEKVDFANKNLNAANGTMPPVLTNASRTKKLAKKTNTAVDYNYGNSANQIEMLKGHLLHKQNYTGSGKIIAVLDAGFPGVNTIAPFKRLLGEGKILGGYNFVDRNDNFYTGDSHGTSVLSTMAGYEANKLVGTAPDASYYLFITENVNAENPVEESLWVEAAERADSLGVDVINSSLGYFDYDDTNYSYTYQQMDGKTAFVSRGAEIACSRGMVVVISAGNSGDTVNPHIAVPADAPSALTIGAVNSSKMYASFSSIGPSFDNRVKPEVMAQGAATVLSNQYGSITTSNGTSFSGPIIAGMVASLWQALPNKTSKEIKQIILESSDRFINPNAQYGYGIPDFNLAITKNLATTDFNAKEANFYIYPNPTTDFVQVTITDGFTKGMLYFYNELGQKVLEKELASSSNFISLQSLRTGIYFYNFKTDTYTTSGKIIKQ, encoded by the coding sequence CTATTGATAGAAGAACAAATCAAAATATTCCATTAGATCTAAAAGACATTCCAATAGATAAAACCTATATTAGTCAGATTAAATCTACCAATGGAATTAGCGTTATGGCAAAATCAAAATGGTTAAACGCCATTCATGTCAGAGGTACTCAAAATGCAATTAACAGTCTTAAATCAAAATCTTTTGTAGAGAAAGTAGATTTTGCTAACAAAAACCTCAATGCTGCCAATGGAACGATGCCTCCCGTTCTAACAAATGCTAGTAGAACTAAAAAACTAGCAAAAAAAACAAATACTGCAGTAGATTATAATTATGGTAATTCTGCCAATCAAATTGAGATGCTTAAAGGGCATCTTTTGCATAAGCAAAATTATACCGGTTCCGGAAAAATAATAGCCGTTTTGGACGCAGGATTTCCAGGTGTAAACACCATAGCGCCTTTTAAGCGGTTGCTAGGTGAAGGCAAAATATTAGGAGGATATAATTTTGTGGACAGAAACGATAATTTTTATACAGGTGATTCTCACGGAACGTCGGTTTTATCCACCATGGCGGGTTATGAGGCAAATAAATTAGTAGGTACTGCTCCAGATGCCTCTTATTACCTTTTTATTACAGAAAATGTTAATGCAGAAAACCCGGTTGAAGAATCTCTTTGGGTAGAAGCAGCAGAAAGAGCCGATAGCTTGGGTGTGGATGTAATCAATAGTTCTTTAGGGTATTTTGACTATGATGATACCAATTATAGTTATACCTACCAGCAAATGGACGGAAAAACAGCATTTGTTTCTAGAGGGGCAGAAATTGCCTGCAGTAGAGGGATGGTAGTGGTAATTTCGGCTGGAAATTCTGGAGATACCGTAAATCCACACATTGCTGTACCTGCAGATGCACCTTCGGCATTAACTATAGGAGCTGTAAACAGTTCTAAAATGTATGCCTCTTTTAGTTCTATAGGGCCTTCTTTTGATAATAGAGTAAAGCCTGAAGTTATGGCTCAAGGAGCTGCTACGGTATTGTCTAATCAATATGGCAGTATTACGACCTCTAATGGAACCTCCTTTTCAGGACCTATAATTGCAGGAATGGTAGCTAGTTTATGGCAAGCATTACCTAATAAGACTAGCAAAGAAATAAAGCAAATAATCCTGGAATCTTCGGATAGATTTATCAATCCTAATGCTCAGTATGGGTACGGAATACCAGATTTTAATTTGGCTATAACCAAAAATTTAGCCACTACAGATTTCAATGCTAAAGAAGCTAATTTTTATATTTACCCTAATCCAACTACTGATTTTGTTCAAGTTACCATTACAGATGGCTTTACTAAAGGGATGCTTTATTTTTATAATGAGTTAGGTCAAAAGGTTTTAGAGAAAGAATTGGCAAGTTCTTCTAATTTTATCTCCTTACAATCATTACGTACAGGGATTTATTTCTATAATTTTAAAACCGATACCTATACTACGAGCGGTAAAATAATTAAACAATAA
- a CDS encoding nucleoside-diphosphate kinase: MATNRTFTMIKPDAVANGHIGNILAMITNAGFKIVSLKLTQLTVADAEAFYAVHAARPFYGELVAFMSRGPIVAAILEKDNAVDDFRTLIGATNPAEAAEGTIRKAYATSIGENAVHGSDSDENAAIEGAFHFAGREQF, from the coding sequence ATGGCTACTAATAGAACATTTACCATGATTAAGCCGGATGCAGTTGCTAACGGACACATCGGAAACATTCTTGCAATGATTACTAATGCAGGATTCAAAATTGTTTCTTTAAAATTAACACAACTTACCGTTGCAGATGCAGAGGCATTTTATGCAGTACATGCTGCAAGACCTTTCTACGGAGAATTAGTTGCATTTATGTCAAGAGGACCAATTGTTGCTGCTATTTTAGAAAAAGATAACGCAGTAGATGATTTCAGAACTTTAATTGGTGCTACTAATCCAGCAGAGGCTGCCGAAGGAACTATCCGTAAAGCATATGCTACTTCTATTGGAGAAAATGCAGTTCATGGTTCGGACAGTGATGAAAACGCAGCTATTGAAGGTGCATTCCACTTTGCAGGAAGAGAGCAATTCTAA
- the bshC gene encoding bacillithiol biosynthesis cysteine-adding enzyme BshC codes for MPTDCISYQNSGYFSSLIKDYLDEKPSLKPFYHRFAKLENFEAQIHEKATNFDHTSRGELALVLQKQYKGVPVSDLTQQNMEALKVSNTFTITTGHQLNLFSGPLYFLYKIITTINLTKDLKAKYPAYNFVPVYWMATEDHDFEEINYFNFKGKKFRWNKESSGPVGRLSTEGLDAVLELFEQELGNSTHASVLKKTFQEAYLQHTNLADATRYLANTLFGNSGLVIIDADNPVLKKRFIPYIKEELYHQSAYKTVLETTQKLSQYPIQVTPRDINLFYIEKDLRERIIYEKGLYKINNTKIHFSRTEITQLLESNPEKFSPNVIMRPLYQEVILPNLAYIGGGGEIAYWLELKSFFDAANISFPILVVRNSVLLTSEKQTHKIDKLALNWHQLFAKQETLIHQVTVQNTAFPIDLTLQKQQLQLQFKTLYELAERTDKSFVGAVKAQEIKQIKGLENLEKRLLKAQKRKCKEIITRATNLQNELFPNKSLQERQVNFSEFYLQSGTDLIPKLLAQLRPLDQKFEIISL; via the coding sequence ATGCCTACGGACTGTATCAGCTATCAAAATTCTGGCTATTTTTCCTCTTTAATAAAAGACTATTTAGACGAAAAACCCTCTTTAAAACCCTTTTACCATCGTTTTGCAAAACTAGAAAACTTTGAGGCGCAAATTCATGAAAAAGCAACCAATTTTGACCATACCTCTAGAGGAGAGTTGGCTTTGGTTTTGCAAAAACAATACAAAGGAGTTCCTGTTTCGGACCTAACCCAACAAAACATGGAAGCCCTTAAGGTATCCAATACCTTTACCATCACTACAGGACACCAACTTAATTTGTTTAGCGGACCGCTTTACTTTTTGTACAAAATAATTACAACCATCAATCTAACCAAAGATCTAAAGGCCAAATACCCCGCCTATAATTTTGTTCCGGTATATTGGATGGCAACTGAGGATCATGATTTTGAAGAAATTAATTATTTTAATTTTAAAGGAAAAAAATTTCGATGGAACAAAGAAAGTTCTGGTCCCGTGGGGCGTTTGTCCACAGAAGGCTTGGATGCTGTATTGGAACTTTTTGAGCAAGAACTTGGCAACAGCACCCATGCTTCGGTACTAAAAAAAACCTTTCAAGAAGCTTACCTACAACATACCAATCTAGCAGATGCAACCCGATATTTAGCCAACACTCTTTTTGGAAACTCCGGATTAGTAATCATCGATGCAGATAATCCAGTGCTCAAAAAACGTTTTATACCTTATATAAAAGAGGAACTATACCACCAGAGCGCATACAAAACAGTTCTAGAAACTACCCAAAAGTTAAGCCAATACCCCATTCAGGTAACTCCTAGAGATATTAATTTATTTTATATAGAAAAGGATTTAAGAGAACGCATTATTTACGAAAAAGGCCTTTATAAAATAAACAATACCAAAATCCATTTTAGCCGTACAGAAATAACCCAACTTTTAGAAAGTAATCCCGAAAAATTTAGCCCTAATGTAATTATGCGTCCATTGTACCAAGAGGTTATTTTGCCTAATTTAGCCTATATTGGCGGCGGCGGCGAAATTGCTTATTGGTTAGAATTAAAATCTTTTTTTGATGCTGCAAACATTTCTTTTCCGATACTAGTGGTACGTAATTCCGTTTTATTAACCTCCGAGAAACAAACCCATAAAATAGATAAACTTGCACTTAATTGGCACCAGCTATTTGCAAAACAAGAAACACTTATTCATCAGGTTACCGTACAAAACACAGCATTTCCGATAGATTTAACCCTCCAAAAGCAACAGTTGCAACTGCAATTCAAAACCCTTTATGAATTGGCAGAACGTACCGACAAATCTTTTGTGGGAGCAGTGAAAGCCCAAGAAATAAAACAAATAAAAGGATTAGAAAATCTAGAAAAACGGTTGCTCAAAGCGCAAAAAAGAAAGTGCAAAGAAATTATTACACGTGCAACCAACCTTCAAAATGAACTCTTCCCCAATAAGAGCTTGCAAGAAAGACAGGTTAATTTTTCGGAATTTTATTTGCAAAGTGGCACGGATTTGATTCCAAAATTACTGGCACAACTGCGCCCTTTAGATCAAAAATTTGAAATTATCTCCTTGTAA